One region of Pseudomonas alvandae genomic DNA includes:
- the pepP gene encoding Xaa-Pro aminopeptidase yields the protein MIHIPKSEYSRRRKALMAQMEPNSIAILPAAAVAIRNRDVEHVYRQDSDFQYLSGFPEPQAVIVLMPGRAHGEYVLFCRERNAERELWDGLRAGQEGAIRDYGADDAFPITDIDDILPGLIEGRDRVYSAMGSNPEFDRHLMEWINVIRSKANLGAQPPNEFVALDHLLHDMRLYKSAAEVKVMREAARISTRAHIRAMQAARPGLYEFSLEAELDYEFRKGGAKMPAYGSIVAAGRNSCILHYQQNDALLKDGDLVLIDAGCEIDCYASDITRTWPVSGKFSPEQKAIYEVVLAAQEAAFAEIAPDKHWNQAHEATVRVITEGLVRLGLLEGDVDELIASEAYRAFYMHRAGHWLGMDVHDVGEYRVGGEWRVLEAGMTLTVEPGIYISPDNRNVAKKWRGIGVRIEDDVVVTKTGCEILTRGLPRTVADIEALMAAARTQAA from the coding sequence ATGATTCATATCCCGAAATCGGAATACAGTCGTCGCCGCAAGGCCTTGATGGCGCAGATGGAACCCAACAGCATCGCAATCCTGCCCGCCGCCGCCGTTGCTATCCGCAACCGCGACGTCGAGCATGTCTATCGCCAGGACAGCGATTTCCAGTACCTCAGCGGCTTTCCCGAGCCGCAGGCGGTCATTGTGCTGATGCCCGGCCGGGCCCATGGCGAGTACGTCCTCTTCTGCCGCGAACGCAACGCCGAGCGTGAGCTATGGGATGGACTGCGCGCCGGCCAGGAGGGCGCAATTCGAGACTACGGCGCCGACGACGCATTTCCCATCACCGATATCGACGACATCCTGCCGGGCCTGATCGAAGGTCGCGACCGGGTGTACTCGGCCATGGGCAGCAACCCTGAATTCGACCGGCACCTGATGGAGTGGATCAATGTGATCCGTTCCAAGGCCAACCTCGGCGCCCAGCCGCCGAACGAATTCGTTGCCCTGGATCATCTGCTTCACGACATGCGCCTGTATAAATCGGCAGCGGAAGTGAAAGTGATGCGCGAAGCGGCCCGGATTTCGACCCGGGCGCATATACGGGCGATGCAGGCGGCTCGGCCCGGGCTGTATGAGTTCAGCCTGGAAGCCGAGCTCGATTACGAATTCCGCAAGGGCGGCGCAAAAATGCCGGCCTACGGCTCCATCGTCGCGGCGGGGCGCAACAGCTGCATCCTGCACTACCAGCAGAACGACGCGCTGCTTAAGGACGGCGACCTGGTGTTGATCGATGCCGGTTGTGAGATCGATTGCTACGCCAGCGACATCACCCGTACCTGGCCGGTCAGCGGCAAGTTTTCGCCCGAGCAGAAGGCGATCTACGAAGTGGTGCTGGCCGCCCAGGAAGCGGCGTTCGCTGAAATCGCGCCGGATAAACACTGGAACCAGGCCCATGAAGCGACGGTCCGGGTCATCACCGAAGGGTTGGTGCGCCTGGGCTTGCTTGAGGGCGACGTGGATGAGCTGATTGCCAGCGAAGCCTACCGGGCGTTCTACATGCATCGCGCCGGCCATTGGCTGGGCATGGATGTGCATGATGTGGGCGAATACCGCGTCGGTGGCGAATGGCGCGTATTGGAAGCAGGCATGACGTTGACGGTGGAGCCGGGAATTTATATCTCGCCGGACAACCGCAACGTAGCGAAAAAATGGCGCGGCATTGGCGTGCGCATCGAGGATGACGTGGTAGTGACCAAGACCGGTTGTGAAATCCTGACCCGTGGCTTGCCCAGGACGGTCGCCGATATCGAGGCCCTGATGGCCGCTGCACGGACCCAGGCGGCATGA